One stretch of Cryptosporidium parvum Iowa II chromosome 3, whole genome shotgun sequence DNA includes these proteins:
- a CDS encoding TBC1 domain containing protein yields MSLDVLINSTEPTKEGRFLSVLEQECIDIKLLQDLLWSGVPRGSPPELRRDAWQIMLGYLPPRKDRKNSYKLKKINEYRLLLKEHIEHDNYSEQEKKILRQIRVDLPRTSIEYESLKNRIILDLMERVLFLWAIRNPASGYVQGINDLLPPFLVVFLLPFSPEGDIELLDINKISSERMFEIEVEIYWCLTRMLDTLQENYVTEQPGIHKLIVHLQDIIKRTNKPLFQHLKEQGVDFLQFSFRWMNCLLTREFPTKCVVRLWDTYIAENTLNKTNKPLRSSSITSLDQIPTGNNVISHFNAFHVYVCAAFLLHWEKKLRNMEFSEIMLFLQNSPTKNWTERDIDSLLAQAFVLQSLFHFSPRHLIDYSN; encoded by the coding sequence ATGTCTCTTGACGttcttattaattcaacTGAGCCTACAAAAGAGGGTCGTTTTTTGTCCGTTTTGGAACAGGAATGTATTGATATTAAACTTTTACAAGACTTACTTTGGTCCGGTGTTCCTAGAGGTTCTCCGCCAGAGTTACGAAGAGATGCCTGGCAGATAATGCTGGGATATCTACCACCGAGGAAAGATCGAAAGAATTCGTATAAacttaaaaaaatcaacGAATATAGATTGCTTTTGAAAGAACATATTGAACATGATAATTATTCTGaacaagaaaagaagatatTAAGGCAGATTAGGGTAGATCTCCCCAGAACCTCAATTGAATATGAATCCTTAAAAAACCGAATAATTCTTGATTTAATGGAAAGAGTATTATTCCTTTGGGCAATTAGAAATCCTGCTAGCGGATATGTACAAggaattaatgatttattacCTCCTTTTCTCGTAGTTTTTCTACTTCCGTTCTCTCCAGAAGGCGATATTGAACTTCTAGatatcaataaaatatcTTCTGAAAGGATGTTTGAGATTGAGGTTGAAATATATTGGTGTTTAACGAGGATGCTTGATACGTTACAAGAAAATTATGTTACAGAACAACCAGGAATACACAAACTTATTGTGCACCTACAAGATATTATAAAAAGGACAAACAAGCCTTTATTCCAACATTTGAAAGAACAGGGTGTTGATTTTCTGCAATTTTCATTCAGATGGATGAACTGTTTGTTGACCAGAGAATTCCCCACAAAGTGTGTTGTGAGGCTGTGGGACACATACATTGCAGAAAATACTCTcaataaaacaaataagCCACTAAGATCAAGCTCAATTACATCATTAGATCAGATTCCTACTGGAAACAATGTAATTTCACATTTTAATGCGTTTCATGTTTATGTTTGCGCAGCATTCCTGTTGCACTGGGAAAAAAAGCTTAGAAATATGGAATTTTCAGAAATCATGTTGTTTCTGCAAAATTCTCCTACAAAAAATTGGACAGAAAGAGATATTGACTCACTTCTTGCGCAGGCATTTGTTTTGCAAAGTTTATTCCATTTTTCTCCGAGACATCTAATTGATTATTCTAATTGA
- a CDS encoding histone H3, with protein MARTKQTARKSTGGKAPRKQLASKGARKSAPVTGGVKKPRRYRPGTVALREIRRFQRSTELLIRKLPFQRLVREIAQDFKTDLRFQSQAVMALQEAAEAYLVGLFEDTNLCAIHAHRVTIMPKDIQLARRIRGER; from the coding sequence ATGGCAAGGACCAAACAGACAGCGAGAAAATCGACAGGAGGTAAAGCACCTCGTAAGCAATTGGCCTCTAAGGGCGCAAGGAAATCAGCTCCTGTTACAGGAGGGGTAAAGAAACCTCGTCGTTACAGACCAGGTACTGTTGCCCTGAGAGAAATTCGTCGTTTTCAGCGTTCTACTGAATTGCTAATTAGAAAGCTTCCATTCCAGAGGCTAGTACGAGAGATTGCGCAGGATTTCAAAACCGATTTGAGATTCCAATCTCAGGCTGTAATGGCACTACAAGAGGCTGCTGAGGCATATTTAGTTGGGCTTTTCGAAGATACAAACTTGTGCGCCATACACGCTCACCGTGTAACAATAATGCCAAAAGACATTCAGCTCGCAAGAAGAATTAGGGGTGAAAGGTAG
- a CDS encoding kinesin-related protein K2 — MKRENTQIRYNKSRQGDINIFFQEKINDLESKQAELSDLLIRRQNDADHLILINKEKSNTINSIKKKLSVMVEDHKSYTNEMNELKKNLKEMLDNKKDQLLRIETKLGKLKQLHDEATNENNELKETFSEKSIIKRDLENKLEVLNETIKKKYWANTARLSLAQQLELANQEILSWKYRLQRHSILLNDTRRKLFNELQDIRGNIRVFCRVRPPTISEQDFCIKYDISEDASTITINNTTTRGTNLLTFKFDYIFSSVSTQHEVFEEVSQLIQSALDGYNVSLFSYGQTGSGKTFTMLGGKDVNEYGMIPRALKLIFDNIDRNCEKGWTYNLEYSAIEVYNETIRDLTTPKQKNSEVKIDQFGSATIVGINLIKVNNINDVNNLLKMAHKHRSEASTDCNERSSRSHSIIQLKISGKHCQDADESNPDSRNISSTLSLIDLAGSERVNKSGVAGERMKEAQFINKSLSALGDVIQSINQGKDHIPFRNSKLTMVLKNSLGGNSKAAMLVHISPSSHSINETISSLRFASKVQNCVTNRNREKN, encoded by the coding sequence atgaaaagagaaaataCACAAATAAgatataataaatctaGACAAGGggatattaatatatttttccaAGAAAAAATCAATGATCTCGAAAGTAAGCAAGCTGAACTTTCGGATTTGTTGATTAGAAGACAAAATGATGCCGACCATCTTATTTTGATcaacaaagaaaaaagtaacacaattaattcaattaaaaaaaaattatccGTTATGGTGGAAGATCATAAATCTTACACGAACGAAATGAAcgaattaaagaaaaatcttAAGGAAATGTTAGACAATAAAAAAGATCAACTATTGAGAATTGAAACAAAATTAGGTAAATTAAAACAGTTGCATGATGAAGCAACCAACGAAAATAATGAACTAAAAGAAACGTTTTCTGagaaatcaataataaaaagagaCCTTGAAAATAAGTTAGAAGTTTTAAATGAAActattaagaaaaaatattgggCAAATACGGCAAGATTATCATTAGCTCAACAGTTAGAGCTTGCAAACCAAGAAATTTTATCATGGAAGTATCGCTTGCAGCGCCACTCAATATTGTTAAATGATACCAGGAGaaagttatttaatgaattacaAGATATAAGGGGTAATATACGAGTATTTTGCAGAGTTAGGCCTCCTACAATTTCGGAGCAAGATTTTTGCATTAAGTATGATATTTCGGAGGATGCATCAACAATTACTATAAATAACACAACTACCAGAGGTACAAATCTTTTAACATTTAAATTTGACTACATTTTCTCTTCAGTTTCGACTCAACATGAGGTTTTTGAAGAAGTTTCACAACTAATACAGTCGGCTTTAGATGGTTACAAtgtttctttattttcctATGGACAAACTGGAAGTGGAAAAACATTCACTATGTTGGGTGGGAAAGATGTAAATGAATATGGGATGATTCCTAGAGCTCTTaagttaatttttgataatatagATAGGAATTGTGAAAAGGGATGGACATATAACCTTGAATATTCCGCAATTGAAGTTTATAACGAAACTATCCGTGACCTAACTACACCTAAACAGAAAAATTCGGAAGTAAAAATAGACCAATTTGGTTCTGCAACTATTGttggaattaatttaatcaaaGTCAATAATATCAACGATGTGAATAATTTGTTAAAAATGGCACACAAACACCGATCAGAGGCATCAACAGATTGCAATGAAAGAAGTTCAAGATCGCACAGTATTATTCAGTTGAAGATATCTGGAAAACACTGTCAAGACGCAGACGAGTCAAACCCCGATTCAAGGAATATAAGTTCAACCTTATCATTAATCGACCTAGCCGGGTCAGAAAGGGTAAACAAAAGCGGTGTTGCAGGAGAAAGAATGAAGGAAGCTCAGTTTATCAATAAGTCATTGAGTGCATTAGGAGATGTAATTCAGTCTATTAATCAGGGGAAGGATCATATACCCTTTAGAAATAGTAAGCTTACAATGGTTCTCAAAAATTCACTTGGAGGAAATAGTAAAGCAGCTATGTTGGTGCACATCTCACCTTCTTCACATTCCATAAACGAAACTATTAGCTCTCTAAGGTTTGCATCTAAAGTTCAAAACTGTGTAACGAATCGCAACAGAGAAAAAAACTAA
- a CDS encoding RNA binding protein has product MFHLSRFWGKTTQHVSMFRSDPYSQSIASNNDNRLFLNSNHQNYSIQYQGASKNPCQHVITTDLDDPITETYISRTLYLCKLPYDMTEDSVRELCEPFGDLKKVAVYPRKGIAFVEYFDIRKAEGARNTLKSSLVQGRIIDAQYSRGRDGRPSRDTNTGTLYIKPIVSNKTATDPNTEDDYKELFCAYGEVKKVSSNRKRESEKFVEFYDIRGAEASQKALNGYDFNGVILEIQFANTHSRTLNSDSRATASSRNSGVCNKSLRISSEERYKQQSSLNTKKKYKPIKCGTSRVLKRLVARDASHCELYSEFSKRNVNRNDLRVHPDFRLLYQSSAPFQETNNLGEFGKFPIITQRPSDDSTRTGNIAESLKTLLSTFKHQKYDIECNNSKNNAY; this is encoded by the coding sequence ATGTTTCATTTGTCACGTTTCTGGGGAAAAACAACCCAACATGTTTCAATGTTTAGATCAGATCCTTATTCTCAGAGTATTGCaagtaataatgataataggCTGTTCTTAAATTCGAATCACCAAAATTATTCGATTCAATATCAAGGCGCATCTAAAAATCCATGTCAACATGTAATTACAACTGATTTGGATGATCCTATTACTGAAACATATATTTCCAGAACACTCTACCTTTGTAAACTGCCATATGATATGACTGAAGACTCCGTTAGAGAACTTTGCGAACCATTTGGCGATCTGAAGAAAGTTGCCGTATATCCTCGTAAAGGAATTGCATTTGTAGAATACTTTGATATAAGAAAAGCGGAAGGGGCAAGAAATACATTGAAAAGTTCCTTAGTTCAAGGAAGAATAATTGATGCTCAGTATTCTAGAGGTAGAGACGGTAGGCCCTCGAGAGATACTAATACAGGAACGTTGTATATTAAACCGATTGTAAGTAATAAAACTGCAACCGACCCGAATACTGAAGACGATTATAAAGAGTTATTTTGCGCCTATGGCGAAGTTAAAAAGGTCAGCAGTAATCGAAAGCGAGAATCAGAGAAGTTTGTAGAGTTCTACGACATTAGAGGTGCAGAAGCATCTCAAAAAGCCTTGAATGGCTATGATTTTAATGGAGTTATCTTAGAGATTCAGTTTGCAAATACGCATAGCAGAACGTTAAATTCTGACTCCAGAGCTACTGCAAGTAGTCGGAACTCAGGTGTTTGTAACAAATCTCTTCGCATTTCAAGCGAGGAAAGGTATAAACAGCAATCATCGTTGAACACAAAAAAGAAGTACAAACCTATAAAATGCGGCACTTCCAGAGTGCTCAAAAGACTAGTTGCAAGAGATGCTTCACACTGTGAATTATATTCCGAATTTTCAAAACGAAATGTTAATCGTAATGATCTACGCGTTCATCCGGATTTTAGGTTATTATATCAATCATCGGCTCCTTTTCAAGAAACGAATAATTTGGGTGAATTTGGTAAATTCCCAATCATTACACAACGCCCAAGCGATGACTCTACAAGAACAGGAAATATTGCGGAGTCTCTAAAAACACTATTATCTACGTTTAAGCATCAAAAATATGATATTGAGTGtaataattctaaaaataatgcttattaa
- a CDS encoding PUP1/proteasome subunit beta type 7, NTN hydrolase fold, with amino-acid sequence MNAYLNAYFSEKSTNGFLFENNIATAPCLSDSTELKTVKTGTTIVGVACNDCVVLGADTRATNGPIVADKDCEKIHRLSDNIFAAGAGTAADLDHVTSLIEGNLELQKLQMNRKPRVAHAVSMLSDHLYKYQGYIGAHLIVAGSDSTGNFVFQVSANGCIMQLPFTSMGSGSLCARSILEARYRDGLTESECVELVSDAIRAGIYNDLYSGSNVNILIIKNNYVKHFRHFDTKASERIYRQPKPISFPVGTTPIIAEKTEDLSSFVVEVSEVQIDENMD; translated from the coding sequence ATGAATGCCTACTTAAATGCTtatttttctgaaaaatcAACAAATGGGTTCTTATtcgaaaataatattgcaACTGCTCCCTGCCTATCTGACTCAACTGAGCTTAAAACAGTTAAAACTGGTACTACGATTGTAGGAGTTGCTTGCAACGATTGTGTTGTTCTTGGTGCAGATACTAGAGCAACGAATGGTCCTATTGTTGCAGATAAAGATTGCGAAAAGATACACCGACTTTCAGATAACATTTTTGCTGCTGGGGCAGGAACTGCTGCTGACCTTGATCATGTAACTTCTCTTATTGAGGGGAATTTAGAATTGCAGAAACTTCAAATGAATCGAAAACCCAGAGTAGCGCATGCGGTTTCTATGCTTAGCGACCACTTATATAAATACCAAGGCTATATTGGTGCCCATTTGATAGTTGCAGGCTCCGATTCTACAGGAAATTTTGTATTCCAAGTTTCAGCAAATGGTTGTATCATGCAGTTGCCGTTTACATCTATGGGGAGTGGTTCTCTATGCGCAAGGTCGATATTAGAAGCAAGGTATAGGGATGGTCTAACAGAGAGTGAATGTGTAGAATTAGTTTCAGATGCGATTAGGGCAGGGATTTATAATGATCTCTATAGTGGAAGTAACGtaaatattcttattatcaaaaacaATTATGTTAAACATTTCAGACATTTTGATACTAAGGCCAGTGAAAGAATCTACCGACAGCCAAAGCCCATTTCATTTCCCGTTGGTACAACTCCAATTATTGCAGAAAAGACGGAAGATTTGAGCTCATTTGTTGTGGAGGTATCTGAAGTACAAATCGATGAAAATATGgattaa
- a CDS encoding DNA-directed RNA polymerase,possible RNA polymerase A/beta'/A'' subunit, long PHYSPTS repeat has product RRIIQEIMSTALELNSPFSSKELKRVFSIEFGVLSPELIRKYSVLEIKVSDIYENGRPKSGGLNDPLLGTTDYHILCETCHMDIKTCPGHFAHIELGKPMFHIGFITTVLKLLRCVCYACSKLFVDTLDPKFKQIKRIKNPRLRLKKILEMRSSSSRCIISSDGSGCGFVQPTYSKEGYNLYINQNQDENRIIDDESVDSKRLLAAEEVLTIFKRISHDDMKILGFDPVKCNPSWFINTVIPIPPPAVRPYVQFGSDRSEDDLTLKLQQIIKLNENLKKQIRIGSPEHIISEMSTVLQYHLITLINNDLPGLPQSRTRSNRPIKSLRARLKGKDGRIRGNLMGKRVDFSARTVITGDPNLAVDQVGVPYSIAMTLTYPEVVTPYNIEELKELVQRGPHEWPGATSIIQEDGTKVDLRFSNTSNNSNNILQYGWKVERHMKNDDLVLFNRQPSLHKMSIMGHRVKILPYSTFRLNLSVTSPYNADFDGDEMNLHLAQSHETRSEIKNLMMVPRQIVSPQGNKPVIGIVQDSLLGIFLLTRKSTFLTRDKFLQLLLCIPYWNGNIPPPAILRPQPLWTGKQIITVLLAFTTDLGEPIELNLMRDGSIVSIKQSNNSSNTDKDDSKEAIVNNPWISELDNQVIIQKGEHICGVLTKKIAGSSSGSLIHILWNEIGPEKTGLFLTYTQMVVNTWLLEHGFTVGCQDIQPQNYTLEKIMNSLEGSKLQVQQIIRRAQKGKLDCQPGKSLIESFEAQVNQELNSARELSGTIATENLDSSKNNIVAMVQCGSKGSTINISQIMACVGQQNVEGKRIPFGFRDRSLPHFLKYDYGPESRGFVSNSYLSGLTPQEVFFHAMGGREGIIDTACKTSETGYIQRRLIKAMEDCMVQYDRTVRNSNGDIIQFLYGEDGMAGEFIEDQVIELLQMEAAVFQHKYRHNLEHPRWGSSWAGVQPSLIKNLQFDLESQNILNSEYKQLVTDREQLGKDIFPDGETRQHLPININRIIQMAQQKFPQRVSDTSSSKDWGPVYIIKKVESLLDKLLLWKNVGIINDEGNKSNFVFDSIIAEVQKNATTLLGIHIRSSLASKKILEVDRLGPTAFEWILGEIEHQFYRSLAHSGEMVGTIAAQSIGEPATQMTLNTFHFAGVGSKNVTLGVPRLRELINVAKNVRTPTLTVYLESGIANDQEQAKDVLTLLEHTMLQNITTIAHILYDPEQDKTIVEADKSWVSDYYEFPDDADITSRLGTWLLRIQLNNKLVTDKKLSMKEIGDKILMEFSKDELDCIWTDDNSDELVLRLRIKNIEPTNNIRDNIHSSEENDSISPSITSGVEEHKFLEKLMTECLSQITLRGINNIKKVYMKEEQVSRYDSVSQKMVRDNQWVLDTDGCNLEAVLCHTAIDSTRTISNDITEVFSVLGIEAVRRALLRELRTVISFDGSYVNYRHLALLCDNMTQKGHLMSITRHGINRVDKGPLQKCSFEETVEVLMDAAMFGETDYLNGVSENVMLGQLAPYGTACFDVLIDPDKLRDTATHLEIHGEFAKLGKFSTLSQTTRSYSDSGAFESDSFESPMSPLSPMSPLYQSYEPMSPMISGQFSPVQMTPRSPMSPVSPGGIFSPVPYSPMSPSSPLMDYTPTSPIYAASSPTYNTEVSERARKKYKVNNTLSSYSPSSPLNSDNKISNISPDLSPTSPHYSPTSPHYSPTSPHYSPTSPHYSPTSPHYSPTSPHYSPTSPHYSPTSPHYSPTSPHYSPTSPHYSPTSPHYSPTSPHYSPTSPHYSPTSPHYSPTSPHYSPTSPHYSPSSPHYSPTSPQYSPTSPNYNPASPNYSPTSHYSPTSPNYNPTSPNYSPSSPNYISNNSGSPGYSPSSPQYDPIAVASVPRSPSYSVGKMVDAEYSPSSPLDETKNS; this is encoded by the coding sequence AGGCGAATTATCCAGGAAATTATGTCCACAGCATTGGAGTTGAACTCTCCATTTAGCAGTAAAGAGTTAAAAAGAGTATTTAGTATCGAATTTGGCGTCCTTTCACCCGAACTAATACGTAAGTATTCCGTACTCGAGATTAAAGTATCAGATATTTATGAAAATGGAAGACCTAAATCAGGTGGGCTTAACGACCCATTGTTGGGCACAACAGACTATCATATTCTTTGCGAAACTTGTCATATGGATATAAAAACATGTCCTGGCCACTTTGCGCATATTGAGCTTGGAAAGCCCATGTTTCATATCGGATTTATTACTACAGTACTTAAGCTTCTCAGATGCGTGTGCTATGCATGCTCTAAGTTATTCGTTGATACATTAGATCCCAAGtttaaacaaataaaacGCATTAAGAATCCAAGACTTagattgaagaaaattctAGAAATGAGAAGCTCTTCATCCAGATGTATAATTTCTAGTGATGGTTCTGGATGCGGGTTTGTCCAACCAACCTATTCGAAAGAAGGATATAATTTgtatattaatcaaaatcaagatGAAAACAGAATTATTGACGATGAAAGTGTTGATTCGAAGAGGTTGCTAGCCGCAGAAGAGGTACttacaatttttaaaaGGATATCTCACGATGACATGAAGATTCTTGGATTTGATCCTGTAAAATGTAATCCTTCTTGGTTTATTAATACGGTAATACCGATTCCTCCTCCAGCTGTTAGACCATACGTTCAATTCGGAAGCGATCGGAGCGAAGATGATTTGACTTTAAAACTACAACAAATAATCAAGTTGAATGAAAATCTTAAAAAACAGATTCGTATTGGGTCTCCTGAACATATTATTAGTGAAATGTCAACTGTACTTCAATATCATTTAATTACACTTATTAATAACGACTTACCTGGTTTGCCTCAATCTAGAACAAGGAGTAACAGGCCAATCAAATCTCTCAGAGCACGTCTAAAAGGCAAGGATGGTCGCATACGCGGTAACTTAATGGGTAAAAGGGTAGATTTCTCTGCAAGAACAGTAATAACAGGCGATCCTAACTTAGCTGTCGACCAAGTTGGAGTTCCATATTCTATTGCTATGACACTTACTTATCCTGAAGTTGTTACACCATATAATATAGAAGAGCTAAAGGAGTTGGTGCAAAGAGGACCGCATGAATGGCCAGGAGCAACTAGTATTATTCAGGAGGACGGAACAAAGGTTGACCTAAGGTTTTCAAATACCTCAAATAATTCgaataatattcttcaatatGGATGGAAGGTTGAAAGGCATATGAAGAATGATGATCTAGTGCTCTTCAACAGGCAGCCTAGTCTACATAAGATGAGTATTATGGGTCATCGTGTAAAAATTTTACCTTATTCTACATTTAGACTTAATCTTTCGGTAACTTCGCCATATAATGCAGACTTTGATGGAGATGAAATGAACCTTCACCTGGCGCAATCGCATGAGACCCGATCTGAAATCAAAAACTTGATGATGGTTCCGAGACAAATAGTTTCTCCTCAAGGTAACAAACCCGTAATAGGCATAGTTCAGGATTCATTACTTGgaatttttcttctaacGAGAAAATCAACCTTTTTAACTAGAGATAAATTTTTACAGCTCTTATTATGTATTCCTTATTGGAACGGAAACATCCCTCCTCCTGCAATACTTAGGCCTCAGCCTTTATGGACTGGGAAACAGATTATTACAGTGCTACTTGCATTTACAACAGACTTGGGTGAGCCAATtgaattgaatttaatgCGAGATGGTAGTATTGTATCGATTAAGCAATCTAATAACTCTTCTAATACAGATAAAGATGATTCTAAAGAAGCTATAGTTAACAATCCTTGGATATCAGAGCTGGATAATCAAGTAATAATCCAGAAGGGAGAGCATATTTGCGGAGTACtcacaaaaaaaattgcaGGGTCTTCTTCAGGTTCACTAATTCACATTTTATGGAATGAAATTGGCCCAGAAAAAACTGGATTGTTTTTGACGTATACTCAGATGGTAGTTAATACATGGCTTCTTGAGCACGGCTTCACTGTAGGATGTCAGGACATTCAACCACAAAATTATACcttggaaaaaataatgaactCTTTAGAAGGCTCAAAGTTACAAGTTCAACAAATTATCAGGCGCGCTCAGAAAGGTAAACTTGATTGTCAGCCAGGTAAGAGCCTAATTGAATCTTTTGAGGCTCAAGTTAATCAGGAATTGAATAGTGCGCGTGAGTTGTCTGGTACGATTGCAACTGAGAACCTCGATTCTTCTAAAAACAATATTGTTGCAATGGTCCAATGTGGAAGCAAAGGGTCAactataaatatttcacaGATTATGGCATGCGTTGGGCAGCAAAATGTCGAAGGTAAACGTATTCCATTTGGGTTTAGGGATAGAAGCTTGCCacattttttgaaatatgaTTATGGGCCTGAAAGTCGTGGTTTTGTTTCGAACTCATATCTTTCAGGTCTTACACCCCAGgaagttttttttcatgCTATGGGAGGCAGAGAAGGAATCATTGATACTGCTTGTAAAACTTCAGAAACAGGGTATATACAAAGAAGGCTAATAAAGGCAATGGAAGATTGTATGGTACAGTATGATAGAACTGTTAGGAATAGTAATGGCGAcattattcaatttctttatgGAGAAGATGGAATGGCAGGAGAGTTTATTGAGGACCAAGTTATCGAACTACTACAGATGGAGGCAGCAGTGTTCCAGCACAAGTATCGTCACAATCTTGAACATCCGAGATGGGGTTCTAGCTGGGCTGGTGTCCAACCTTCCTTGATAAAAAATCTACAATTTGATCTAGAATCTCAGAATATACTGAACTCCGAGTATAAACAACTTGTAACAGACCGCGAGCAGCTTGGGAAAGACATTTTCCCAGATGGTGAAACAAGACAACATCTTCCgattaatatcaatagaataattcaaatggCTCAACAAAAGTTTCCACAAAGGGTAAGTGATACGTCATCGAGCAAGGATTGGGGGCCAGTTTACATCATAAAAAAGGTTGAATCATTGCTTGATAAACTATTGCTTTGGAAGAACGTCGGGATTATCAATGATGAAGGCAATAAATCtaattttgtatttgatAGTATTATTGCTGAAGTTCAAAAGAATGCCACAACTTTGCTAGGGATACATATTAGAAGCTCTTTAGCTagtaaaaaaatattagagGTTGATAGGCTTGGACCAACTGCATTTGAGTGGATACTTGGGGAAATTGAACATCAGTTTTATAGAAGTCTTGCACACTCCGGTGAGATGGTTGGCACTATAGCAGCACAGTCAATTGGAGAACCTGCAACGCAAATGACATTAAATACCTTCCACTTTGCTGGTGTGGGCTCAAAAAATGTAACTCTCGGTGTTCCAAGGCTGAGAGAGCTAATTAATGTTGCAAAAAATGTTAGAACACCAACCTTAACTGTTTATCTTGAAAGCGGGATTGCAAACGACCAAGAACAGGCAAAAGATGTATTAACATTATTAGAACATACGATGCTACAAAACATTACGACTATTGCGCACATTTTATATGACCCAGAACAAGACAAGACTATTGTCGAAGCAGATAAGAGTTGGGTTAGTGATTATTATGAATTTCCGGATGATGCGGATATTACAAGCAGACTTGGTACTTGGCTATTAAGAATTCAGTTGAATAACAAGCTTGTTACTGACAAAAAACTGTCAATGAAAGAAATTGGTGACAAAATTTTAATGGAATTTAGTAAAGATGAGTTGGATTGTATTTGGACTGACGATAACTCAGATGAGCTTGTATTAAGACTCCGAATTAAAAACATTGAACCTACCAATAATATTCGCGATAATATACATTCTTCTGAAGAAAACGACTCGATTTCTCCCTCAATTACGTCAGGAGTTGAAGAGCATAAATTCCTGGAAAAACTAATGACGGAATGTCTTTCTCAAATTACCCTTAGAGGGATAAACAATATTAAGAAGGTTTATATGAAAGAGGAACAGGTTTCTAGATATGATAGTGTTAGTCAGAAAATGGTGAGAGACAACCAATGGGTGCTTGACACAGATGGGTGTAATCTTGAAGCAGTGCTTTGCCACACAGCAATAGATAGTACAAGAACAATCTCAAACGATATAACTGAAGTCTTTAGTGTATTAGGGATCGAAGCCGTAAGAAGAGCTCTTCTTAGAGAGTTGAGAACAGTAATTTCATTTGATGGAAGTTATGTAAACTATAGGCACTTAGCACTACTCTGCGATAATATGACTCAAAAGGGCCACTTAATGAGTATAACAAGACATGGTATCAATAGAGTTGATAAGGGCCCGCTTCAAAAGTGCAGTTTTGAAGAGACAGTTGAAGTCTTAATGGATGCTGCTATGTTTGGAGAAACTGATTATCTTAATGGCGTAAGCGAAAATGTTATGCTTGGGCAGCTTGCTCCATATGGAACTGCATGCTTTGACGTCCTAATTGACCCTGATAAACTTAGGGATACTGCTACTCATCTTGAAATTCATGGAGAATTTGCCAAACTCGGGAAATTCTCTACGCTTTCTCAAACAACAAGATCTTATTCCGACAGCGGGGCATTTGAATCGGATTCTTTTGAATCTCCAATGTCGCCTCTTTCTCCAATGTCTCCGCTTTACCAATCTTATGAACCAATGTCCCCTATGATTTCTGGTCAATTTTCTCCTGTTCAAATGACTCCAAGATCGCCAATGAGTCCAGTTTCACCAGGAGGGATATTCAGCCCAGTTCCATATTCTCCTATGAGTCCATCCTCACCACTTATGGATTACACACCAACTTCTCCCATCTATGCAGCAAGTAGCCCAACATACAATACAGAGGTTTCTGAAAGGGCTAGAAAAAAGTATAAGGTTAACAATACACTTAGCTCATACTCACCATCTTCACCATTAAATTCAGACAACAAAATAAGTAACATAAGTCCAGATTTATCACCAACATCACCGCATTATTCACCAACATCTCCACATTATTCACCAACATCTCCACATTATTCACCAACATCACCACACTATTCACCAACATCACCACATTATTCACCAACGTCACCACATTATTCACCAACGTCACCACATTATTCACCAACGTCACCACATTATTCACCAACATCACCACATTATTCACCAACATCTCCACATTATTCTCCAACATCACCACATTATTCGCCAACATCTCCACATTATTCTCCAACATCGCCTCACTACTCTCCTACCTCGCCACATTATTCACCAACATCACCGCATTACTCTCCAACATCACCACACTATTCTCCATCATCACCGCATTATTCTCCAACTTCGCCTCAATACTCACCCACATCACCCAACTACAACCCCGCATCGCCAAATTATTCTCCCACCTCACACTACTCTCCTACCTCGCCAAATTACAATCCTACCTCTCCGAATTATTCTCCATCTTCACCcaattatatttcaaataactCTGGCTCTCCTGGGTACTCGCCATCGTCACCTCAATATGATCCTATAGCGGTTGCTTCAGTCCCTAGATCTCCATCGTATTCTGTTGGAAAAATGGTAGACGCTGAATATTCACCGTCTTCCCCTCTAGACGAAACAAAGAATTCATAA